The following nucleotide sequence is from Desulfomonile tiedjei.
CTGCCGTGATTTATCCGCTTCGTATAAGCTGGTAACGTTCATGACGACTTTCATCGCGCTCAGCTTCTTTCCCTTTTCCGCAAGCAACTCAGGGATCTGTTGAGGTTTGAGGCTTGGTTCCGCATGAAGACCGGTAGGGAGCAGCACGGCCCAAGCCGTGAAAAAGGTCGTCAGAAAGGCTGTCCATCTTTTCATTGCAACCGCAATACGCTAAACGAGATAGAAATGGGAACGCCCAGTGCGCCCCTTGGATGAACTTAATAGCAGACCCGCGGTCCGTATGCAATGGACCAGCGCACATGGGACCGCATCGAGTCCTTCATGAATGAGCCCGCAGAGTTATGTGGCAATTCCCCCTTGGATTAGTCGCATGGTGGCACGGTAGTAGGGGCACCAAATTCCGTATTGGACAAATCAAGGGGAAAGCATATTACTGATCCATTGTTTTTCAGTGGTTTCTTGACCGCCGGTGGGATGTGTTGCAAAATCTTCTCCGTCGGATGGCCATGCCGATGCACTTTGAAAATGGCCCTTCCCGAATGGTTTCTTGGTTATACAAGGGCAGGGCGTGCAGCGCCACTGCTGCTACCTTGCAGACCACCGGTTAGTATCAATCTCAATGTGCCGGCATATATTTGTTGGAAGTCCTTAATTCAACATGGATCATTGACCAGGGGGCCGGAATGGACTGGATTACGATCGACCAGATTTCTCGGTACGAAGGCAAACAGGTGGAGCTGCGCGGATGGATCGCCAACCGGCGGTCATCCGGAAAGATCCGGTTTCTTCAATTTCGGGACGGCCACGGGACAATCCAATGCGTGGTCCTTGTGGACCAGGTCTCGTCCGATGTGTTTGAACTCGCTGACCGAGTTCCTTACGAATCTTCAGTAATCGTACGCGGTGAAGTGAGGAAGGATCCGCGCTCTCCGCTCGGCTTCGAGCTGACGGTCCACGACATGACCTTGGTTCATGAAGCAGAGCCTTACCCTATTGCAAAGAAAGAGCACGGAGTCGGCTTCCTTATGGATCAGCGTCACCTTTGGCTGAGATCTTCTCGACAGGTGGCGCTCCTGAAAATTCGTTCCGTGTTGTCCCGGACGGCGAGGGCTTTTTTTGACGATCTCGGATTCGTTTCCGTGGAAGCGCCCGTACTTACGCCAACGGCCTGTGAAGGCACCACGTCGCTTTTTGAGGTAGCCTACTTCGACCGTTCAGCATACCTGACCCAGTCCGGGCAGTTGTACGGCGAAGCCGCGGCCATGGCCCTGGGACAGATTTACGTTCATGGTCCGACTTTTCGCGCGGAAAAATCCAAGACGCGGCGCCACCTAACCGAATTCTGGATGATTGAGCCCGAGATGGCTTTCTGGGAGCTGCCTCAAGCGATTGATCTTGCGGAACAACTTGTTTGCAGGATCGTGGAGAACATTCTCGACGAGTGTTCCAGACATCTGGAGATCCTGGAACGAGATCGCGGTCCCCTGGAGAAAGTGAGCCCACCATTCCCCCGAATTACTTATTCCGACGCGGTTGAAATCCTCAAGCAGCACGACACCCCATTCAACTGGGGCGATGACTTTGGAGCGGAAGAAGAGGCGGTGCTCTCGGGAGCCTTTGAAAAGCCTGTCTTTGTAACGCACTATCCCGCGGGCGTTAAAGCGTTCTATATGAAAAGAGATCAGTCAGACCCCCGGCTGGCCCTTGCCGTGGATTTGCTGGCACCGGAAGGCTACGGTGAAATCATTGGCGGCGGCCAACGAGAAGATTCCCTGGAGAAGCTTGAAGCCAGGATAGCGGACCACAACCTCGACCGAGCACCCCTGGAATGGTACCTGGACCTGCGCAGGTACGGTTCGGTTCCTCATTCGGGATTCGGCTTGGGAATTGAGCGCACGCTAGCCTGGATCGCGGGCATACACCACGTCAGGGAGGCCATTGCCTTCCCGAGACTGATGGACCGACTGTACCCTTAGATAGACGGTGCGAGCGGGCCGCTAATCAACTCGGTTGTTTAATTTCCAAAAGGTTTTCTGCGAATTCGTTGTCCACAACATCAGGGTCCAAGGAGTGAACTTTGATCAAGTGGCGGAGATGAATTAGGCTGTCCAGGTCGATTCTGCTAAATCTCACGGCAATACCCGCATCTTCCACACGAACAATAAATCCGTCCACTTGTATCCTCAAAAGGCTTGCCGGGCCAATCAGGTCTACATTCAGCACGCAAGGTTCACCTTCCGGAAGGTATTCAGCGACCTCCACAAAAGCTCCCCCGAGGCTTATATTTCGCAATTTGTTGGACGATATGACTTTGTTGCTCGTGGATATCTTCGCTTCGGTCCGGAACGGTATTCGTGTGAACTGTCTTTTTTCTTTGTCCGACATCATAGAATCCTGAGATCCGGTGGCGGCTAATCAGACTCTAATTTAGGGTTCAGCCGTGGCACACTCCCTAACATCCGGATCGAACCGGTGGGACCGCGTGCCAAGATCGCTCCATCGGACGATCCTCATTGAAGCCCCCATTCAATCAATGGAGGCTATCAGACGGTAATAACTCAGCCACTCCGGCGGCATACCCACAGGACGGCCCAGGATAATTGTTATTTGGGGCCGAGAATCAGCGTCATGTTGCGGCCCTCAAATTTGGCCGGTTGTTCCACTTGCGCGTCTTCCCCCACCAACTGAATCACCTTGTCAATGATAGCATGAGCTTGCTCGGGATGAGTAATCTCTCTCCCCCTGAACATGACGGTGACCTTAACTTTGAACTTATCTGCAATAAATTCTTTAAGCCTCTTTACCTTGTAGTCAAGGTCATGTTCTTCCGTTTTGGGCCTGAGTTTAATCTCCTTCACCACTACGATGGCTTGTTTCTTTTTTCTTTCATGCTCTTTCTTGCTTTCCTCGTAGCGGTAGCGTCCGTAGTCCATAATTCGGCACACGGGCGGATCCACGTTTGGAGCAACCTCGACAAGATCCAGTCCGTGTTCCTCCGCCTTCTGCAAGGCGGTCGGCACATCCAGTATCCCAAGTTGCTCTCCATCGGGTGAAATGACCCGCACCTTCAGTGCACGTATCTTCTGGTTCACCCTGACCTTAGGTTCCACGGGAACTGGAACTCTTGGCCTTCCTTTCATGAACAAAGCCCCCTTGAATATGACAGGTGGATTTTTGCGGTTCCGCCGTTACTCATGACCGTCCGGCGACCTCTTCACGGAACATGGACAAGAATTCATCGAGGGACAGCATTGATGTCTGCTCCTCTCCTCTTTTGCGAACCGCGAGAGTCCGGTTGGCCACTTCCTTGTCCCCAACAATTAACATATAAGGGATTTTCTGGCCGCGAGCTTCCCGGATTTTGAACCCGATCTTCTCGTTTCGAAGGTCCGTTTCCAGTCTAACCCCTTCTTTCGTCAGCAAATCGGCCATCTCCTGAGCGTACTGCTGTTGCCTATCCGTAATAGTCATGATCACAGCCTGTATGGGTGATAGCCACAGCGGGAAAAGCCCCGAATAGTGCTCGATCAAGACCCCGATGAAACGCTCAATTGCGCCCAGGACGACGCGATGAATCATCACCGGCCGCTTGCGCTGGCCGTCGGAGTCCACGTAGGTCAAATCGAATCGGTCCGGAAGAGTAAAGTCGCATTGAATGGTGGCGCATTGCCAGGAGCGAGACAGAGCGTCCTTTAGTTTTATGTCAATTTTCGGCCCATAGAAAGCTCCATCACCCTCATTGACCTCGTAATCGGCGTTCAGGCCTTTCAAAGCCCTTTCAAGAGCATTGGTCGCCCTTTCCCAGTCCTCGTCCGTGCCGATTGACTTTTCGGGGCGAGTGCTCAGTTCCATAGTATAATCGAATCCGAAAATTCCCATGACTTCTTGAACAAACCTGACAATTCCCACTATTTCATCGTTCAGTTGTTCCGGCGTACACAGGATGTGCGCATCGTCCTGGGTGAATTGTCGGACTCGCAAGAGCCCGTGGAGCACGCCGCTTTTCTCGTGGCGGTGAACGGTCCCCAGTTCAAAGTACCTCAACGGCAGGTCACGGTACGAACGTATCCTGGATTTGTAGATCAGCATGTGAGCGAGACAGTTCATGGGCTTAATCCCATAGTCGATCTCGTCCACAGTCGTAAAATACATGTTGTCGCGGTAGTTGTCGAAATGCCCGGACCTTTCCCAAAGCTCGCGTTTGAGGATCTGTGGGCCGACAACCATCTGATAGCCACGCTTCAGGTGTTCGGTTCTCTCGAATTCTTCTACGAGGTACCGGAGCATAGCGCCCTTGGGGTGCCATATGACCAAGCCGGGGCCGGCCTCATCAACGATGGAGAAAAGGTCCAGTTCCTTTCCCAGCTTCCGGTGATCGCGCTTCTTGGCCTCTTCGATAAGGTGCAGGTGCCTCTCCAAATCCTCCCTGGAAGGAAAAGCGGTCCCGTATATCCGCTGCAGCATGGGGTTACGTTCGTCCCCTCGCCAGTAAGCCCCTGCAACCTTCATCAGCTTGAAAGCTTTTATAAACCCGGAGTGCGGAATGTGCGGCCCACGGCACAGGTCAGTGAACTCACCTTGCGAGTATAGGCTTACGGATTCGTCTTCCACACCTTGAATTAACTCGACCTTGTAGATTTCGCCTTTTTCCTCGAAGAAACGCGTGGCTTCCTCCTTGGACAATACCATTCGTCTAAAAGGAAGCTTGCTCTTCACAATTTCGTGCATGCGGCTTTCGATCTTCTCAAGATCTTCAGGAGTGAAGGGTCTGGAAACGTCAAAATCGTAGTAGAAGCCGTCTTCGATAGAAGGACCAATAGCAACCCTGACGTCAGGGAAGAGTTCCTTGACCGCCTGAGCCATGACGTGGGCCGCGGAATGGCGTAGTATGTCAAGTCCTTTCGGAGAGTAAGCGCTGACGAATTCAAGCACACCGGGGTCTGTCAGCGGCGCGGCAAGGTCCACGGACTTGCCGTTCAACTCTGCCGCAAGAATGTCGCGACCGTTCTGTATACTGATGTCCCTGAGAATCTCTGCGGGAGTAATACCAGGCGGATAAGACTTGTTTCCACCTTGGATCTGAATTTCTATGGAAGACTTCATGCTCTGGGAGAATTCGCAGCAAAAGCAAGGGCTGCGACCCACAACGGGTTAACTATCATCTATTAGGCACCACTCCTTTTCCTCGTAATATTGGGTGGAGGAACCTTCCTATCCTATAACTGGTAGGCGCGTGGGGATTTGAACCCCAGACCCTCACCGCGTCAAGGTGATGCTCTCCCCCTGAGCTACGCGCCTACAACATAACAATCAGAATTAGCAACCGTCCAATAGATTGTCAAGGGAAAACAAAAAGGCTCTGCTTCTGTTAATGCGTATTATTGGCCCTCGAACCTCAGCTTACCATAGAGACCAGGTCCCGGGAACATTCATCGAGATGCGCGGGCGGCATGTCTTGACCTCTGAAATCAGGCTCTTTATGAGGGTAAGCGCGGCCCCATCATTCCAGCGGGCGGCACCGAAGCTGTATCCCACCGCACTGCCACGGCAATCGAGGATGTAGGTAGTGGGGAAACCCGGGACCTCCAGGACGGCTTCTCGCCCCGGAGTTACCACGAAGGCCGTATTCTTGCCCGCCATGTTTACCACTTGCAGCTTGAATCCCTGGCCGCCATCAAACAGGACCGGAAAGGGCATCTGGTTGGCAACGGCGTATCCGGTGATGGCCTGCGGCGAGTCCACCAAATTGACTCCCAGGACTTCGAGGCCTTGGGGACCAAAGGTCTTCTTCAGATGATGCAGGTCAGGTTCCTCCATTCGGCAGGCCGGACATTGGATTGACCAAAAATGCAATAAGACCACTTTCCCTTGATAATCGCTCAAAGAAACCCTCTGCCCCGATGGGTTCCTTAAGACAAGATCTGCAATTTTGAACGGTTTCGGATAAACAAAAATATTGGCGTCGGATGCGCCGGCTGCATATGTAAGCTGTGCGTAAGCTAGGATGATCGCGGACAGGGTTAGAGCGAGAAGAGCAGCTTTGCCGAAGGTGAATTTCATTAGGCCTCCCGAGGGGTCGTTTAAATATAAATATATCAATTATGATATAATGGCCCGATTGTCAACCCTTTTTTCTCGCGGCCACTTTTACGGCCTTACATTTGATCAACCGGGTGAGCCGTGGTATGGAATGAAAAATGAAAACTGTCAAGATCCAGGGAGTGCTCGTTTCGGTCCACGATGTCGGCGTTCTTATACGCGGTCCGGCAGGGTCCGGGAAATCCTTTGCGGCGTTGAATCTTCTGCGCCGGGGACATTACTTCGTAGCCGACGACCTCGTGGAGGTGTTTCATGATCCCCAAGGAAATGCCCTGGTCGGAAGGGCTGTGGAACAAGACGTTCGAATCGAGGTCAGGGGCCTGGGTATCTTTGCGGCCAAATCCCTGTTCCCCCGCGGCATACTGACGTCAGCCCCGATAGATTTCGTGGTGGAGCTTGACGAGTACAACCCGGCCATAGACCTCGGTAGGACCTCTCCGGACACAGGAAGACTGCAACTCATGGATATCGACCTCCTGACCGTGCGAGTCCCGGTAGCCTCGGGCATGGACCCCGCCCTTCTCATAGAACTGTTGGCTCGATTCTTTAAGACCAACAGAACGGTGTAAAACGTATGAAGCGAAAAGTTGTAATCATCACAGGCCTTTCGGGGTCAGGGAAATCTACTGTGGCTCGCACGCTTGAGGATGCCGGTTTCTTCTGCGTGGACAACTTGCCTGTGGATCTTCTCCCCAAACTGCTGGAACTCAGTGACGCCCTGGCGGAAGAACTGACGCGTCTGGCGCTGGTGATAGATCTTCGCCAACGCAAGTTTTTCCCTCGATATCCGACCATCCTGGACGCCCTGGACTTTAAGGAGACCTCCCTGGAAATCCTTTTCGTGGACGCGAGAGACGAGGTGCTCATCCGCCGGTACAGCGAAACTCGACGCCAACATCCGTTGGCCCCCGCGGGAAACGTCATGGAGGGGATTAGACGCGAACGACAGGAACTGAAAGAGATTCGAGAGCGCGCGGACTGGGTCATAGACACGTCCGACATGACGGTTCACCAGTTGCGTGAAGAGATCAAAAGGGTCTTTGCGACATCCCCGGGCGATGCTTTGAAGATTACCGTGGAGTCCTTCAGTTTTGGCAAAGGCCTCCCGATGGAGTCCGATTTGGTGCTGGATGTTCGCTTCTTGCCCAACCCGTATTTTGTGGAGGAATTGAAGGCCAAGGACGGCCGTGACACCGAAGTGGCCGAGTGGGTCTTTTCGCATGAGACCACACGGAAGTTTCTGGAAAAACTCACCGGCCTGCTACTTTTTCTTTTGCCTCTTTACATGAAGGAGGGTAAGCAGTACCTTACGATCGCGGTGGGATGCACGGGAGGACGCCATCGATCGGTAGTCGTCGCTGAACATGTCTCTCGGTTCCTTGTGGAGAATGGCTACAAAGGCGTCGAGTTGAGACACAGAGAGTTGTCCCGCTGACTCTTGGACTTGAAAACGGCTGTAAGTCAGGAAGCGCCAAATCATGATCGGTATACTTGTTTTGACTCACGGCGAGCTTGGTACACAATTTATCAACACGGCTCGCTTGATAGGGTTGAGTTCGGAAGAGGCGGTCGTCGCACTGTCCATAGATCCCACGGAATCCCCGGATGTCCTCAGAGAGCAGATGTCGCGAACCATTAACAAGGTGGACACCGGAGAAGGTGTGCTCATCCTGACCGACCTGTTCGGCGGAACTCCGTGCAATCTTTCGCTTTCGTTTCTCGAGGACGGGAGGGTGGAGGTAGTGACCGGACTGAACCTTCCCATGATGATCAAAGCAATAAACTCCAGGTCGGACCACAATCTGGGCTCACTGGCAAAGCTGGCTTCCGAGGCCGGCAGAGACAATATCTTTTTGGCAGGAGATGTCCTGCGACAAAGGATTTCCCGAAAAGGACCCGGAGAGAAAACCGGCTGACGGCCAAGTCATGCGATTCCCCGGCGTAGAGCGCTAGCGATCGCTTTTGTAGCCCATCTCAAAAAAAGAATATCCGATTGTATGGTCGTTGCTTCGCGGCGAAAGCTGGGTTGGTGCAAATAAACAATCGGACATTACTTTCGGCAATCACCACAATCAGACCGCACACCAATGGTTAGCCAACAAACTCTCAGTAGCGAACCGATGCAAGTATCGGATCTTGACGCAGTAGTGGCTATTGAAAAGGTCTCCTTTGCCGCGCCGTGGTCAAGGAACATGTTCCTCGAGGAAATAGCCAACCGGGCCGCAAGGCTCATGGTTTTCAAGTCGGAAGATACTCTTGTAGGCTATATATGCTTCTGGGAGGTCCTTGATGAGGCTCATTTGATGAACGTCGCTGTTCATCCCGACTACCGCGGTCACGGATATGGGAAATTCATAATGGACCAACTGGAGGCCATGTGCTTGCGGGACGACCTCAAGAGAATTATCTTGGAAGTTGGGAGGCGAAACCTTCCCGCGAGGCGGCTCTACAGAAAATGTGGTTTTAGCGCCATTGGATTTCGGAAAAAATATTACAGCGAATTGCAGGATGATGCGCTGGTCATGGAAAAGTGGTTGGGGGTGCACCCGAATGAAGAGCATGATCCCAATAGGACGGACGCGCAGTGACCGATAATCTTGCGATAAAATTGGCTCCGATATTGTTTCTGCTGGCTGCCACACTGCAAGTCGGGCCGACCCCGAACTGTCTTGCCGGGACTCGCCCCGATCCGGCAGCGTTTGCGGAAAGGCAGAATGAAAGAGACCATATGGTACAGGTCGGGCTGAAAGGATTTGGCCGGACCGCAATCAGCGACCCTGCTGTAATAAAATCCATGACTCGCGTCCCGCGTCATTTTTTTGTGCCCGGAGCGGCAAAACTGCTCGCTTACCAGGACAGCGCTCTTCCAATCGGTCACGGCCAGACTGTTTCCCAGCCCTACATTGTAGCCCTCATGACTCAGGCGCTGGAGCTGAAACCTGGGATGAAAGTGCTTGAAATAGGGACGGGTTCCGGTTATCAGGCTGCGATACTTGCCGAGATAACCCCTGACGTCTTCACCATAGAGATCGTAAAGCCCTTATACGAAGCTGCCAGGGACAGGATAGGGCAGCTTGGTTATGAGTCAGTGAAAGTAAGCCTCGGAGACGGATACTATGGCCTGAAAGAGGCTGCGCCCTTTGATCGTATCATTGTGACCTGTGCCGCACTCCACATCCCACCGCCCCTGTTCGACCAGTTGAAGCCCGGAGGCAAGATGGTCATTCCGGTGGGCGGAAATTTTGAGACCCAGCGACTTCTGCTGGTCACGAAGGATGAATCGGGCGGCCGCAGTTCGCAAACCCTGGAACTGGTGCGATTCGTACCCCTCATTCGAGGTGCTCCGGACAAGTGATTGGGGAAACGACCTGTGCACGACGCTTGGGGCCGGTTGTCTTTTTCCTGTCATTCGCTACGATAGGCTGGCAACTGGCTCTGATGCGTTGCCTGCTAATCGCTCGGTATCATCACTTTTCCTTTCTCGTCATTAGTTGCGCACTGCTGGGCTTCGGAGCAGGCGGTACCATCCTGTCCCTCGGCAGATCCTGGTTTACGGAACATCGGGAGTCCGTGTTCCGCTGGGGTATCCTGTCGTTCGCTTTGTCCTTGCCGGTTTGCTTTCGCCTGGGCGAACTCCTTCCTCTCAGTGTGTATTTTCCACCCGTAGAGGTCCTGCCGACTCTGAAGTGGTGGTTCCTCTTTTGGCTCATTCACGTCATTCCTTTTCTGCTGGCAGGGATTCTTATAGGCCTCGCGCTCATGACGGCCGGCCTCGAAACCCACAAGGTCTACGCGTCGAACCTGACCGGCAGCGCGGCCGGAGCGCTGGGCGGCATCTGGCTGCTGGAACACTTCCCTGCCAACGGCGTTGTTGTCCCGCTCGCAGCGTGCGCACTCGTCTCGGGGGTTTTCCTGCTTCGCCGGTCGGGCCTTGTCCATAATTCAGCGAAGTCAAAAGAAGGTGTGTACAACGGTAACAATCGGCATACACCGTCCGCCGTACAAGGAAGCCCTCAGCCAACAAGCGTAAAGCGGACAGCGCAGGCCGGCTGTGCATCCCGCGGCAGAGTGCAATGGACCTACGGATTGTCTCTGCTGATTGCAGGGGTTCTATTAGGTAGCAGCCAACTTGTCCCTGCGGACAGGATTTTCCCGCTCAACGTAGATCAATACAAGTCCCTCGCCT
It contains:
- a CDS encoding translation initiation factor IF-3 — encoded protein: MKGRPRVPVPVEPKVRVNQKIRALKVRVISPDGEQLGILDVPTALQKAEEHGLDLVEVAPNVDPPVCRIMDYGRYRYEESKKEHERKKKQAIVVVKEIKLRPKTEEHDLDYKVKRLKEFIADKFKVKVTVMFRGREITHPEQAHAIIDKVIQLVGEDAQVEQPAKFEGRNMTLILGPK
- the rapZ gene encoding RNase adapter RapZ gives rise to the protein MKRKVVIITGLSGSGKSTVARTLEDAGFFCVDNLPVDLLPKLLELSDALAEELTRLALVIDLRQRKFFPRYPTILDALDFKETSLEILFVDARDEVLIRRYSETRRQHPLAPAGNVMEGIRRERQELKEIRERADWVIDTSDMTVHQLREEIKRVFATSPGDALKITVESFSFGKGLPMESDLVLDVRFLPNPYFVEELKAKDGRDTEVAEWVFSHETTRKFLEKLTGLLLFLLPLYMKEGKQYLTIAVGCTGGRHRSVVVAEHVSRFLVENGYKGVELRHRELSR
- the thrS gene encoding threonine--tRNA ligase — protein: MKSSIEIQIQGGNKSYPPGITPAEILRDISIQNGRDILAAELNGKSVDLAAPLTDPGVLEFVSAYSPKGLDILRHSAAHVMAQAVKELFPDVRVAIGPSIEDGFYYDFDVSRPFTPEDLEKIESRMHEIVKSKLPFRRMVLSKEEATRFFEEKGEIYKVELIQGVEDESVSLYSQGEFTDLCRGPHIPHSGFIKAFKLMKVAGAYWRGDERNPMLQRIYGTAFPSREDLERHLHLIEEAKKRDHRKLGKELDLFSIVDEAGPGLVIWHPKGAMLRYLVEEFERTEHLKRGYQMVVGPQILKRELWERSGHFDNYRDNMYFTTVDEIDYGIKPMNCLAHMLIYKSRIRSYRDLPLRYFELGTVHRHEKSGVLHGLLRVRQFTQDDAHILCTPEQLNDEIVGIVRFVQEVMGIFGFDYTMELSTRPEKSIGTDEDWERATNALERALKGLNADYEVNEGDGAFYGPKIDIKLKDALSRSWQCATIQCDFTLPDRFDLTYVDSDGQRKRPVMIHRVVLGAIERFIGVLIEHYSGLFPLWLSPIQAVIMTITDRQQQYAQEMADLLTKEGVRLETDLRNEKIGFKIREARGQKIPYMLIVGDKEVANRTLAVRKRGEEQTSMLSLDEFLSMFREEVAGRS
- a CDS encoding PTS sugar transporter subunit IIA, producing the protein MIGILVLTHGELGTQFINTARLIGLSSEEAVVALSIDPTESPDVLREQMSRTINKVDTGEGVLILTDLFGGTPCNLSLSFLEDGRVEVVTGLNLPMMIKAINSRSDHNLGSLAKLASEAGRDNIFLAGDVLRQRISRKGPGEKTG
- a CDS encoding protein-L-isoaspartate(D-aspartate) O-methyltransferase, which codes for MVQVGLKGFGRTAISDPAVIKSMTRVPRHFFVPGAAKLLAYQDSALPIGHGQTVSQPYIVALMTQALELKPGMKVLEIGTGSGYQAAILAEITPDVFTIEIVKPLYEAARDRIGQLGYESVKVSLGDGYYGLKEAAPFDRIIVTCAALHIPPPLFDQLKPGGKMVIPVGGNFETQRLLLVTKDESGGRSSQTLELVRFVPLIRGAPDK
- the asnS gene encoding asparagine--tRNA ligase, whose protein sequence is MDWITIDQISRYEGKQVELRGWIANRRSSGKIRFLQFRDGHGTIQCVVLVDQVSSDVFELADRVPYESSVIVRGEVRKDPRSPLGFELTVHDMTLVHEAEPYPIAKKEHGVGFLMDQRHLWLRSSRQVALLKIRSVLSRTARAFFDDLGFVSVEAPVLTPTACEGTTSLFEVAYFDRSAYLTQSGQLYGEAAAMALGQIYVHGPTFRAEKSKTRRHLTEFWMIEPEMAFWELPQAIDLAEQLVCRIVENILDECSRHLEILERDRGPLEKVSPPFPRITYSDAVEILKQHDTPFNWGDDFGAEEEAVLSGAFEKPVFVTHYPAGVKAFYMKRDQSDPRLALAVDLLAPEGYGEIIGGGQREDSLEKLEARIADHNLDRAPLEWYLDLRRYGSVPHSGFGLGIERTLAWIAGIHHVREAIAFPRLMDRLYP
- a CDS encoding PilZ domain-containing protein, encoding MSDKEKRQFTRIPFRTEAKISTSNKVISSNKLRNISLGGAFVEVAEYLPEGEPCVLNVDLIGPASLLRIQVDGFIVRVEDAGIAVRFSRIDLDSLIHLRHLIKVHSLDPDVVDNEFAENLLEIKQPS
- the rimI gene encoding ribosomal protein S18-alanine N-acetyltransferase yields the protein MQVSDLDAVVAIEKVSFAAPWSRNMFLEEIANRAARLMVFKSEDTLVGYICFWEVLDEAHLMNVAVHPDYRGHGYGKFIMDQLEAMCLRDDLKRIILEVGRRNLPARRLYRKCGFSAIGFRKKYYSELQDDALVMEKWLGVHPNEEHDPNRTDAQ
- a CDS encoding TlpA family protein disulfide reductase — encoded protein: MKFTFGKAALLALTLSAIILAYAQLTYAAGASDANIFVYPKPFKIADLVLRNPSGQRVSLSDYQGKVVLLHFWSIQCPACRMEEPDLHHLKKTFGPQGLEVLGVNLVDSPQAITGYAVANQMPFPVLFDGGQGFKLQVVNMAGKNTAFVVTPGREAVLEVPGFPTTYILDCRGSAVGYSFGAARWNDGAALTLIKSLISEVKTCRPRISMNVPGTWSLW